The Streptomyces sp. NBC_01689 genome includes a window with the following:
- a CDS encoding TIGR04222 domain-containing membrane protein, translating to MFWVLLLLLAWAAAGTSCVRLCLAAVRAAAVDADAAPGHHLTLYEAAFLSGGPSRVAELTLVSMARQRRLLLAHTGWATVVDPRGRDDMERSVIGAIGPEGQSRIAPVRAAAAAADSVRRLADRLVAAGLAVPDGARTTVAGAVRQVQAASAAVLALGTVAVLMPAQPRADQVPVAVWFALPLVLTLSCLAIARVEVHPYTRWASPAGQRLLGTLARHTDADADDRTYLTSVAVRGIRAVGEPGLRAAFAHRDRTAGRQR from the coding sequence ATGTTCTGGGTCCTTCTCCTGCTCCTGGCCTGGGCCGCGGCCGGCACGTCGTGCGTCCGGCTGTGCCTGGCCGCCGTGCGCGCCGCCGCGGTCGACGCCGACGCGGCGCCCGGACACCATCTGACGCTCTACGAGGCGGCGTTCCTGTCCGGCGGCCCGTCCCGGGTCGCCGAGCTGACCCTGGTGTCGATGGCCCGTCAGCGCCGTCTGCTGCTCGCGCACACGGGCTGGGCGACGGTGGTGGACCCACGCGGACGGGACGACATGGAGCGTTCGGTGATCGGCGCGATAGGCCCGGAGGGGCAGTCCCGGATAGCGCCCGTGCGGGCCGCGGCCGCCGCCGCGGACTCGGTGCGCCGGCTCGCGGACCGGCTCGTCGCCGCCGGCCTCGCCGTGCCCGACGGCGCGCGCACCACCGTCGCGGGCGCCGTCCGTCAGGTCCAGGCGGCCTCGGCGGCCGTTCTCGCGCTCGGCACGGTGGCCGTCCTGATGCCCGCCCAGCCGCGCGCCGACCAGGTGCCGGTCGCCGTCTGGTTCGCGCTCCCGCTCGTGCTCACCCTCAGCTGCCTGGCCATCGCCCGCGTCGAGGTCCACCCGTACACGCGCTGGGCCTCGCCGGCCGGCCAGCGGCTGCTCGGCACCCTCGCCCGGCACACCGACGCGGACGCCGACGACCGCACGTACCTCACCTCAGTCGCCGTACGCGGCATCCGCGCGGTCGGCGAACCCGGCCTGCGCGCGGCCTTCGCCCACCGCGACCGGACGGCCGGACGGCAGCGCTGA
- a CDS encoding alpha/beta hydrolase, whose product MRAAVLCGTAGSLLLTALTGAPAGGAPARPDPAGLTAPGLARGTAVAAARAAATGIRFGTCAKETGLPSGVRCGTVEVPLDYARPDGARIRLTVSRAQATGKDTRNAKHRVPRQGALVYNPGGPGASGMAFPLFGTLPEWKRIAAAYDLVGYAPRGVGRSAPLSCKDPKRSVKGPSQAPTHPSESYKKERIAEAQAYARGCLRRSGQALRHYTSLDNARDLDVLRAALGERRLTFMGASYGTYYGALYATLFPSHVRRMVFDSVVNPAPGQIWYRNNLDQSAAFEGRWADFRAWTARHDDVYGLGGTAAEVLHSYEKARAQLAASPAGGKVGPAQLQSAFLEAGYYDDYWPRRAQALSAYLKGDPKPLIAQAARPEASVAAENAAAVYTAVECNDASWPTRWRTWDRDNTRLARRAPFETWDNVWMNLPCAYWPVPRQRPLDVRTPPGALAPALILAAERDAATPYAGALELRRRLSGSVLVTETGAGTHGIGGGPNACVNGYLDTYLLTGDLPEGGARCAPRAEPRPAAAKKPRTKPGAAPHARGARTS is encoded by the coding sequence ATGAGAGCTGCCGTCCTCTGCGGAACCGCCGGGTCCTTGCTCCTGACCGCCCTCACCGGCGCACCGGCCGGCGGTGCCCCGGCCCGTCCGGACCCCGCGGGTCTCACGGCCCCGGGCCTGGCCCGCGGCACCGCGGTCGCCGCCGCGCGCGCGGCCGCCACGGGGATCCGCTTCGGGACCTGCGCCAAGGAGACGGGGCTCCCCTCCGGTGTGCGCTGCGGCACGGTCGAGGTGCCGCTCGACTACGCGCGTCCCGACGGCGCGCGGATCAGACTGACCGTCAGCCGGGCACAGGCCACCGGCAAGGACACCCGGAACGCGAAGCACCGAGTGCCCCGGCAGGGCGCCCTGGTCTACAACCCCGGCGGTCCGGGCGCCTCCGGCATGGCCTTCCCGCTGTTCGGCACCCTGCCCGAGTGGAAGCGGATCGCCGCGGCGTACGACCTGGTGGGCTACGCCCCGCGCGGGGTCGGCCGTTCGGCGCCGCTGTCCTGCAAGGACCCGAAGCGCTCCGTGAAGGGACCCTCGCAGGCGCCGACGCATCCCTCGGAGTCGTACAAGAAGGAGCGCATCGCGGAGGCGCAGGCGTACGCGCGCGGCTGCCTGCGCCGCTCCGGCCAGGCGCTCCGCCACTACACCTCGCTCGACAACGCCCGCGACCTCGACGTGTTGCGCGCCGCCCTCGGCGAGCGGAGGCTGACCTTCATGGGCGCCTCGTACGGCACCTACTACGGCGCCCTCTACGCGACGCTCTTCCCGTCGCACGTGCGCCGGATGGTCTTCGACTCGGTGGTGAACCCCGCCCCGGGCCAGATCTGGTACCGCAACAACCTCGACCAGTCGGCGGCCTTCGAGGGCCGCTGGGCGGACTTCCGCGCGTGGACCGCCCGGCACGACGACGTGTACGGGCTCGGCGGCACGGCAGCGGAGGTCCTGCACAGCTACGAGAAGGCGCGGGCGCAGCTTGCCGCGTCACCCGCGGGCGGCAAGGTGGGTCCGGCGCAGTTGCAGAGCGCGTTCCTGGAGGCCGGGTACTACGACGACTACTGGCCGCGTCGGGCGCAGGCGCTCTCCGCCTATCTGAAGGGTGACCCGAAGCCGCTGATCGCGCAGGCGGCGCGTCCGGAGGCGTCGGTCGCGGCGGAGAACGCGGCCGCGGTCTACACGGCGGTGGAGTGCAACGACGCGTCCTGGCCGACCCGCTGGCGCACCTGGGACCGCGACAACACCCGGCTCGCGCGCAGGGCGCCCTTCGAGACCTGGGACAACGTGTGGATGAACCTGCCGTGCGCGTACTGGCCGGTGCCCCGGCAGCGGCCGCTCGACGTACGGACGCCGCCCGGCGCGCTGGCGCCGGCCCTGATCCTGGCGGCCGAGCGGGACGCGGCGACGCCGTACGCGGGAGCGCTGGAACTGCGGCGCAGGCTGTCCGGTTCCGTCCTGGTGACCGAGACCGGGGCCGGGACGCACGGGATCGGCGGCGGCCCCAACGCCTGCGTCAACGGCTACCTCGACACGTATCTGCTGACCGGTGACCTCCCGGAGGGCGGCGCGCGCTGCGCGCCGCGCGCGGAACCGCGACCGGCCGCCGCCAAGAAGCCCCGTACGAAGCCGGGGGCGGCCCCGCACGCGAGGGGCGCGCGGACCTCGTAG
- the hemQ gene encoding hydrogen peroxide-dependent heme synthase, with translation MSDDAPAKIPNIGKKAKDLNEVIRYTLWSVFRLRDVLPEDRAGYADEVQELFDQLAAKDVTVRGTYDVSGLRADADLMIWWHAETADQLQEAYNLFRRTRLGRALEPVWSNMALHRPAEFNRSHIPAFLADETPRDYISVYPFVRSYDWYLLPDEDRRRMLADHGKMARGYPDVRANTVASFSLGDYEWILAFEADELYRIVDLMRHLRASEARLHVREEVPFYTGRRKDVADLVAGLA, from the coding sequence ATGAGTGACGACGCCCCCGCGAAGATCCCGAACATCGGCAAGAAGGCCAAGGACCTCAACGAGGTCATCCGCTACACCCTGTGGTCCGTCTTCCGGCTGCGCGACGTGCTCCCCGAGGACCGGGCCGGATACGCCGACGAGGTCCAGGAGCTCTTCGACCAGCTCGCCGCGAAGGACGTCACCGTCCGCGGCACGTACGACGTGTCGGGGCTGCGTGCCGACGCGGACCTGATGATCTGGTGGCACGCCGAGACCGCCGACCAGCTCCAGGAGGCGTACAACCTCTTCCGCCGCACCCGGCTCGGCCGCGCCCTGGAGCCGGTCTGGTCGAACATGGCGCTGCACCGCCCGGCCGAGTTCAACCGCTCGCACATCCCGGCGTTCCTCGCCGACGAGACGCCCCGCGACTACATCAGCGTCTACCCGTTCGTACGGTCCTACGACTGGTACCTGCTGCCCGACGAGGACCGCCGGCGCATGCTCGCCGACCACGGCAAGATGGCCCGCGGCTACCCGGACGTGCGCGCCAACACGGTCGCCTCCTTCTCCCTCGGCGACTACGAGTGGATCCTCGCCTTCGAGGCCGACGAGCTGTACCGCATCGTCGACCTCATGCGTCACCTGCGCGCCTCCGAGGCCCGGCTGCACGTCCGCGAGGAGGTCCCGTTCTACACGGGCCGCCGCAAGGACGTCGCCGACCTGGTCGCCGGTCTCGCCTGA
- the hemG gene encoding protoporphyrinogen oxidase: MHAQDSRTDTGHVVVVGGGIAGLAAAHRLLGRGARVTVLEASDRVGGKLLTGEIAGARVDLGAESMLARRPEAVELAREVGLADHLQPPATATASLWTRGALRPMPKGHVMGVPGTAAALHGVLSDEGLRRIERDAELPRTEIGDDVAVGEYVAARLGREVVDRLVEPLLGGVYAGDAYRISLRAAVPQLFEAARTHTSLTEAVRAIQAKAAAQQQTGPVFMGIAGGVGRLPLAVAESVRARGGEIVTGARVRELRRTGDAGPGRWRVVAGDRVLRPDAVVLALPAPAAAVLLRAESPAAAAELAAVEYASMALVTLAYRRADVTLPEGSGFLVPPVDGHTVKASTFASRKWGWIDEENPGLLVLRTSVGRYGDSEVLRRDDAGLVDVSRHDLREAAGLTAAPVATRVTRWDDGLPQYPVGHHTRVARIRAHVAALPGLAVCGAAYDGVGIPACVASAHAAVDRLGGDPAGLDALIRNPVQSLHGGAGE, from the coding sequence ATGCACGCACAGGACAGTCGTACGGATACGGGACACGTCGTCGTCGTCGGAGGAGGGATCGCCGGTCTGGCCGCCGCCCACCGCCTTCTCGGCCGCGGCGCCCGGGTGACCGTCCTGGAGGCCTCCGACCGCGTCGGCGGCAAGCTGCTCACCGGCGAGATCGCGGGCGCGCGCGTCGACCTCGGCGCCGAGTCGATGCTCGCCCGGCGCCCCGAAGCGGTCGAGCTCGCCCGCGAGGTGGGCCTCGCCGACCACCTCCAGCCCCCCGCCACCGCGACCGCCTCCCTGTGGACCCGCGGCGCCCTGCGGCCCATGCCCAAGGGACACGTCATGGGCGTCCCCGGCACCGCCGCCGCCCTCCACGGAGTCCTCTCCGACGAGGGCCTGCGCCGCATCGAGCGCGACGCCGAACTGCCCCGTACGGAGATCGGCGACGACGTGGCGGTCGGCGAGTACGTGGCGGCCCGGCTCGGCCGCGAGGTCGTCGACCGGCTCGTCGAGCCCCTCCTCGGCGGCGTCTACGCCGGCGACGCCTACCGCATCTCCCTGCGCGCCGCCGTCCCCCAGCTCTTCGAAGCCGCCCGCACCCACACCTCCCTCACGGAGGCGGTGCGCGCGATCCAGGCGAAGGCCGCCGCACAGCAGCAGACCGGCCCCGTGTTCATGGGCATCGCCGGCGGGGTCGGACGGCTCCCGCTCGCGGTCGCCGAGTCGGTGCGCGCGCGGGGCGGCGAGATCGTCACCGGCGCGCGCGTCAGAGAGCTGCGCCGGACCGGGGACGCCGGCCCCGGCCGCTGGCGCGTGGTGGCGGGCGACCGAGTGCTGCGCCCCGACGCCGTCGTCCTCGCGCTGCCCGCACCCGCCGCCGCCGTCCTGCTGCGCGCCGAGTCACCCGCCGCGGCCGCCGAGCTCGCCGCCGTCGAGTACGCCTCGATGGCCCTGGTCACCCTCGCCTACCGGCGCGCGGACGTCACCCTCCCCGAGGGGAGCGGCTTCCTGGTCCCGCCCGTCGACGGACACACCGTCAAGGCGTCCACCTTCGCCTCCCGCAAGTGGGGCTGGATCGACGAGGAGAACCCCGGCCTGCTCGTCCTGCGCACCTCCGTCGGCCGGTACGGCGACAGCGAGGTGCTCCGACGCGACGACGCCGGACTCGTCGACGTCTCCCGCCACGACCTGCGCGAGGCGGCCGGCCTCACGGCCGCACCCGTCGCCACCCGCGTCACCCGCTGGGACGACGGACTGCCGCAGTACCCCGTCGGACACCACACACGGGTGGCGAGGATCCGCGCGCACGTCGCCGCGCTCCCCGGGCTCGCGGTCTGCGGCGCCGCCTACGACGGGGTCGGCATCCCCGCCTGCGTCGCGAGCGCCCACGCCGCCGTGGACCGGCTCGGCGGCGACCCCGCCGGACTCGACGCGCTGATCAGGAACCCGGTGCAGAGCCTGCACGGCGGCGCGGGAGAATAG
- a CDS encoding DUF4349 domain-containing protein, with amino-acid sequence MHTSRSVRGTRTGRALAGVLLVSSLALAGCGAGGDSGSSSADKAASEDRKAGAADGKAVPGAADGAASGAGGSRATAAPSPRTGGIIRTASLTVQVEDVPKALDEARAAATDAGGFVGDETTTRDGRGHERTRVVLRVPTDRYDRVLADLGGTGKVLERTAKAQDVTDQVVDVESRITSQRASVARVRELMDRAAKLSDVVALEGELSSREADLEALLARRASLKDRTDLATITLSLSETPVRTTAAKAGEPGFTDALAGGWDAFVTTLRWIAMVLGAVLPFAVCAAVLVVLWLRFGRSRLSRRPRPAPSVPGAGALPVAPPVRGKDAEDA; translated from the coding sequence ATGCACACATCACGTTCCGTACGCGGCACACGAACAGGCCGGGCCCTGGCCGGGGTTCTGCTCGTCTCCTCGCTCGCGCTGGCGGGGTGCGGCGCCGGGGGCGACTCCGGCTCGTCGAGCGCCGACAAGGCGGCGTCGGAGGACCGGAAGGCCGGCGCGGCCGACGGCAAGGCCGTTCCGGGTGCCGCGGACGGCGCCGCCTCGGGCGCGGGCGGTTCCCGTGCCACCGCGGCGCCCTCGCCGCGCACCGGCGGCATCATCCGTACCGCGTCCCTGACCGTGCAGGTCGAGGACGTGCCCAAGGCGCTGGACGAGGCCCGCGCCGCGGCCACCGACGCGGGCGGCTTCGTCGGTGACGAGACGACCACCCGGGACGGCCGGGGCCACGAGCGCACCCGTGTCGTGCTGCGCGTGCCCACGGACCGCTACGACCGGGTCCTCGCCGACCTGGGCGGTACGGGGAAGGTACTGGAGCGGACCGCGAAGGCGCAGGACGTCACCGACCAGGTCGTCGACGTGGAGAGCCGCATCACCTCGCAGCGCGCCAGTGTGGCCCGGGTCCGTGAACTGATGGACCGGGCGGCCAAGCTCAGTGACGTGGTGGCGCTGGAAGGGGAGTTGAGCAGCCGTGAGGCCGATCTGGAGGCACTGCTCGCGCGTCGGGCGTCGCTGAAGGACCGCACCGACCTGGCGACCATCACGCTCTCCCTCTCCGAGACGCCGGTGCGCACCACCGCGGCGAAGGCCGGGGAGCCCGGCTTCACGGACGCCCTCGCGGGCGGCTGGGACGCGTTCGTCACGACGCTGCGCTGGATCGCGATGGTGCTGGGCGCGGTGCTCCCGTTCGCCGTCTGCGCGGCGGTGCTCGTGGTGCTGTGGCTGCGGTTCGGACGGTCCCGGCTGTCGCGCCGCCCGCGGCCGGCGCCGTCCGTGCCGGGCGCCGGTGCGCTCCCGGTGGCTCCGCCGGTGCGCGGGAAGGATGCCGAGGACGCCTGA
- a CDS encoding FAD-dependent oxidoreductase produces the protein MNRTSATDVAGSADGTGGAAERLVVIGGDAAGMSAASQARRMRGPDELEIVAFERGHFTSYSACGIPYWVGGDVSGPDRLIARSPQEHRERGIDLRMRTEVTEIDVAGARVRSRDLESGAEAWTSYDKLVIATGARPVRPDLPGMDAPGVHGVQTLDDGQALLDTLAATRGRRAVVVGAGYIGVEMAEALINRGYRVTVVNRGAEPMATLDPDMGRLVRRAMSDLGITMVDDATVTGIVTGPDGVRAVATERAEYPADVVVLGIGVRPETTLAAAAGLPLGDHGGLLTDLAMRVRGHENIWAGGDCVEVLDLVSGSERHIALGTHANKHGQVIGSNVGGGYATFPGVVGTAVSKVCDLEIARTGLREKDARRAGLQFETVTIESTSRAGYYPSAALMTVKMLAERRTGRLLGVQIVGREGAAKRVDIAAVALTAGMTVEQMTALDLGYAPPFSPVWDPILVAARKAVTAVRRGAA, from the coding sequence ATGAACCGTACGAGCGCGACGGACGTCGCCGGCAGTGCAGACGGGACGGGCGGGGCGGCCGAGCGACTGGTCGTCATCGGCGGCGACGCGGCGGGCATGTCCGCCGCGTCGCAGGCGCGCCGGATGCGGGGCCCGGACGAGCTGGAGATCGTGGCGTTCGAGCGCGGCCACTTCACCTCCTATTCGGCCTGCGGCATCCCGTACTGGGTGGGCGGCGACGTGTCCGGGCCGGACCGGCTGATCGCGCGTTCGCCGCAGGAGCACCGGGAACGCGGCATCGACCTGCGGATGCGCACCGAGGTCACGGAGATCGATGTCGCGGGCGCCCGGGTGCGTTCGCGCGACCTGGAGTCCGGGGCGGAGGCCTGGACGTCGTACGACAAGCTCGTGATCGCCACCGGCGCCCGTCCGGTCCGCCCGGACCTGCCGGGCATGGACGCCCCCGGCGTGCACGGGGTGCAGACCCTCGACGACGGCCAGGCCCTGCTGGACACGCTGGCGGCGACGCGGGGCCGGCGCGCGGTGGTGGTCGGCGCCGGTTACATCGGCGTGGAGATGGCCGAGGCGCTCATCAACCGGGGGTACCGGGTGACGGTCGTCAACCGGGGTGCCGAGCCGATGGCCACGCTCGACCCGGACATGGGCAGGCTGGTGCGCCGGGCCATGTCGGACCTGGGCATCACCATGGTCGACGACGCCACGGTGACCGGCATCGTCACCGGTCCCGACGGGGTCCGGGCGGTCGCCACCGAGCGCGCGGAGTACCCGGCGGACGTGGTCGTGCTCGGCATCGGGGTGCGCCCCGAGACCACGCTCGCCGCGGCGGCCGGGCTGCCGCTGGGCGACCACGGCGGCCTGCTCACGGATCTGGCGATGCGGGTGCGCGGACACGAGAACATCTGGGCGGGCGGTGACTGCGTCGAGGTCCTCGACCTGGTCTCGGGGAGCGAGCGGCACATCGCGCTGGGCACCCACGCCAACAAGCACGGGCAGGTCATCGGCAGCAACGTGGGCGGCGGGTACGCCACCTTCCCCGGTGTGGTGGGCACCGCCGTGAGCAAGGTCTGCGACCTGGAGATCGCACGCACCGGGCTGCGTGAGAAGGACGCGCGCCGGGCGGGCCTGCAGTTCGAGACCGTCACCATCGAGTCGACCAGCCGCGCGGGCTACTACCCGAGCGCGGCCCTGATGACGGTGAAGATGCTCGCGGAGCGCCGCACCGGGCGGCTGCTGGGTGTGCAGATCGTCGGCCGGGAGGGGGCCGCGAAGCGCGTCGACATCGCGGCGGTGGCGCTGACCGCGGGCATGACGGTGGAACAGATGACGGCCCTCGACCTGGGTTACGCCCCGCCGTTCTCACCGGTGTGGGACCCGATCCTGGTGGCGGCCCGCAAGGCGGTCACGGCGGTACGGCGAGGCGCGGCGTAG
- a CDS encoding rhomboid family intramembrane serine protease translates to MVIPVHDVNPVRGTPYVTYALIAANVLVFLYTPGLAGSVAGDSGLSQLCHLQAFLDHYAAVPQELIHHQMPRLVPTGEVGAGTHGPGCLVSPPDYDKSPPLSVLTAMFLHGSWLHLLGNMLFLLIFGNNIEDRLGHVRFVLFYVACGYAAGYGFALLNDTSTDPLLGASGAIAGVLGAYLVLYPRVRVWVLVPFLVFLPLRLPAWLVLGFWFALQAVYSSGGGVSTAGTVAYEAHVAGFLAGMVLAWPLRRGTPPPPEPRSLLWGRQARHGW, encoded by the coding sequence GTGGTCATACCCGTCCATGACGTGAACCCGGTGCGCGGCACGCCCTATGTGACGTACGCCCTCATCGCCGCCAATGTCCTGGTGTTCCTCTACACCCCCGGCCTCGCCGGATCGGTGGCGGGCGACAGCGGACTCTCCCAGCTGTGCCATCTGCAGGCGTTCCTGGACCACTACGCCGCGGTGCCGCAGGAGCTGATCCACCACCAGATGCCACGGCTGGTGCCCACCGGCGAGGTCGGTGCGGGCACCCACGGGCCCGGCTGTCTGGTGAGCCCGCCGGACTACGACAAGTCGCCGCCGCTCTCGGTGCTCACCGCGATGTTCCTGCACGGCAGCTGGCTGCACCTGCTCGGCAACATGCTCTTCCTGCTCATCTTCGGCAACAACATCGAGGACCGCCTGGGACACGTGCGGTTCGTGCTGTTCTACGTGGCGTGCGGTTACGCGGCCGGCTACGGCTTCGCGCTCCTCAACGACACCTCGACGGACCCGCTGCTCGGCGCCTCCGGGGCGATCGCCGGGGTGCTCGGCGCCTACCTGGTGCTCTATCCGAGGGTCAGGGTGTGGGTGCTGGTCCCGTTCCTGGTCTTCCTGCCGCTGCGGCTGCCCGCCTGGCTGGTGCTCGGCTTCTGGTTCGCGCTGCAGGCGGTCTACTCGTCGGGCGGCGGTGTCTCCACCGCCGGGACCGTCGCGTACGAGGCGCACGTGGCCGGCTTCCTGGCGGGCATGGTGCTGGCCTGGCCGCTGCGCCGGGGCACCCCGCCACCGCCGGAGCCGCGCAGCCTGCTGTGGGGCAGGCAGGCGCGGCACGGCTGGTGA